One Marinobacter sp. es.048 genomic window, AGCGCTCACGCGGGCAACCAGGATTTCATCGACCTATCCGAATTGCTGCAGGCTGGCCTGCTGGCAGACACGGAGCTCACGCAGCCCATTGCCGAGTCACGCCGACAGCTACTGGGCATTGCGGCCCAACGTTTTTTCGAAGGCACAGGGGAAGCCAGGAACGGCCTTGATCTGGCCGGTTTTGAGGAATTCCGTGCAAAAAACGACTACTGGCTGGATGATTTCTGCCTTTTCTGCGCAATCCGGGAGGTTCAGGATTCACCGGGGTGGCTTCAATGGCCAGAGCCTCTGAGAGACCGCGATCCGGCCGCACTGCAGATATTTATCGACCAGAACCAGTCACGGTTGGCCCGAATACGATTTGAGCAGTTTCTCTTTAATCATCAGTGGCAGGCACTGCGCGATTATGCGCGTGGCAAGGGAATCCTGCTGTTTGGTGATATTCCTATTTTTGTCGCGCACGACAGCTCTGATGTCTGGGCCAATCGACATCTGTTCAAGCTGGACGAGCGGGGCGGTCCGACAGTCGTTGCCGGTGTCCCGCCGGATTACTTTTCCGTCGATGGACAGCACTGGGGAAACCCGCTCTACAACTGGCAGGCGATGGCTGTAGATGAATACAAGTGGTGGTTGGAAAGGCTCGAGAGCCAGCGCCATCTTTTTGATCTGATCCGGATTGATCATTTTCGCGGACTTCAGGCTTACTGGGAAATTCCCGCCGAGACGCCGGCACCAAGAAATGGCTATTGGGTCTCGGGACCCGCGGATCATTTTCTCCAGGCCTGCTTCAATCGGTTCCCGGATTTGCCATTGGTGGCCGAAAATCTGGGCATCATCAGTGACGATGTGGAAGAACTTCGTCAACGATTCCAGCTGCCGGGAATGACGGTAATGCAGTTTGGTTTCGACGGCAGCCCCAACAATCCACACCTGCTGCACAACCATCATACCCGGGATCTTGTGTACACCGGCACTCACGACAATGACACCACGTTGGGCTGGTACCGAAGCCTGGACGATCATACCCGGCGCTATGTGAATGAATACCTGGGAACCAACGGTGACGGTATGCCGTGGCCCGTTATTGAGGCTGCTTTCCGTTCCGTTTGCTCTCTGGCTGTTGTCCCCATGCAGGATTTCCTCGGGCTGGGAACAGAGGCACGATTCAACACGCCCGGCACCATTACAAATAACTGGATTTGGCAACTGAACTGGAATTTTTCTGAGGAAGACCTGTCGAAAACTATCGCTGACGCAGTAAAGCGACATGGGCGCCTACCCCAGGACTGACCATTTTTTGATCAGCATCAACGAAGCGCTCCCAAATCTTCGATATAAAACACAGGCAGTATCAACAATTGGCGTTCTGGATGAGTCACAGGGGGGAAACATGGAACACAGACTCAGTAAACGCGTAGCGGGAAAGCTCGGCCTGTTGGTATACAAACGCGGGATGCCGGTGGCAACCGGACAGATCCGCGATGCTTCCAAACGTGGGCTGTTCATTGCCACAGACTACACCGACGTTCAGTTAAACCAGACCGTAGAACTGGAATTCCGTTTTCCG contains:
- the malQ gene encoding 4-alpha-glucanotransferase, yielding MTFANANDLFSVRRAGVLLHPTCLPGTLGVLGAGARRFVDFLAASGITVWQTLPVGPTHQDLSPYQSLSAHAGNQDFIDLSELLQAGLLADTELTQPIAESRRQLLGIAAQRFFEGTGEARNGLDLAGFEEFRAKNDYWLDDFCLFCAIREVQDSPGWLQWPEPLRDRDPAALQIFIDQNQSRLARIRFEQFLFNHQWQALRDYARGKGILLFGDIPIFVAHDSSDVWANRHLFKLDERGGPTVVAGVPPDYFSVDGQHWGNPLYNWQAMAVDEYKWWLERLESQRHLFDLIRIDHFRGLQAYWEIPAETPAPRNGYWVSGPADHFLQACFNRFPDLPLVAENLGIISDDVEELRQRFQLPGMTVMQFGFDGSPNNPHLLHNHHTRDLVYTGTHDNDTTLGWYRSLDDHTRRYVNEYLGTNGDGMPWPVIEAAFRSVCSLAVVPMQDFLGLGTEARFNTPGTITNNWIWQLNWNFSEEDLSKTIADAVKRHGRLPQD